The Panicum hallii strain FIL2 chromosome 9, PHallii_v3.1, whole genome shotgun sequence genome has a window encoding:
- the LOC112874681 gene encoding RPM1-interacting protein 4-like produces MAHQGVPKFGSWEDENDHLYTQYFENARKGKSPGRSATQNDNKGDPETPSKDPPSAKASPLRTGSDPVVRKPKDERRADREDDLRRHEATAGKPYAESPNHKHSDHTNYNNAARKTGMERSPLHPHHQARVVNKGGVSSPSWERRGSSEGNRGNAPTTPGRSRLRPSGRGDETPERGSAVPKFGEWDEKDPSTGEGFTDIFNKVREEKQSGDAPVITSDAGYNRSNQGRKYESSGCSCFSWFRN; encoded by the exons ATGGCT CATCAAGGAGTTCCTAAATTTGGAAGCTGGGAGGATGAGAATGATCACCTTTACACACAGTATTTTGAAAATGCTCGTAAGGGTAAATCTCCAGGTAGATCTGCTACTCAAAATGACAACAAGGGAGATCCGGAAACGCCCTCGAAGGATCCACCATCAGCTAAAGCTTCTCCcctgaggactgggtcagatcCAGTGGTGCGAAAGCCCAAGGATGAAAGACGCGCAGACAGAGAAGATGATCTTCGTCGGCATGAGGCCACTGCTGGAAAACCATATGCTGAGTCACCTAATCATAAACACAGTGATCATACGAACTACAATAACGCAGCAAGAAAAACTGGCATGGAACGATCACCTCTGCATCCTCACCACCAAGCAAGAGTTGTAAACAAAGGAGGGGTTTCATCTCCTTCATGGGAACGCAGGGGTTCATCAGAAGGAAACCGTGGGAATGCGCCCACCACACCTGGAAGGTCCAGGTTGAGACCAAGCGGGCGTGGAGACGAAACG CCTGAGAGAGGATCAGCTGTGCCCAAGTTTGGAGAGTGGGATGAGAAGGATCCCTCTACGGGTGAAGGTTTCACCGACATATTTAACAAGGTGAGGGAGGAGAAACAGTCTGGCGATGCTCCTGTTATCACCAGTGATGCAGGTTATAACCGCTCCAATCAAGGCCGCAAATATGAATCCTCG GGTTGCTCATGCTTCAGTTGGTTCAGAAACTGA
- the LOC112874682 gene encoding B-cell receptor-associated protein 31 → MIQLLFLVLFAEGAVALLLMVKVGPLRELAMRGVDQVKTGKGPATVKTLACTLTVILMSDVASILKIQNRGLKVGTVSPMDQVLWRTHLLEASLIGYTLFLAFVIDRLHHYLRKLITLRKTSSTSREEVEKLQMENRSLREKEDKSSSEMKKLQREIAKLNESMKKLKSETEEHERKASVAEAHVNALQKQSEELLLEYDRLLEDNQILQTQLLSRG, encoded by the exons ATGATTCAGCTGCTGTTCCTCGTGCTGTTCGCGGAGGGCGCGGTAGCGCTGCTTCTCATGGTGAAGGTCGGGCCGCTGAGGGAGCTGGCGATGCGCGGCGTGGACCAGGTGAAGACGGGCAAGGGCCCGGCCACCGTAAAGACCCTGGCGTGCACGCTTACCGTGATCCTCATGTCCGACGTTGCCAGCATCCTCAAGATCCAGAACAGGGGGCTCAAGGTCGGCACCGTCAGTCCCATGGACCAGGTGCTCTGGAGGACGCACCTCCTCGAGGCATCCCTCATTG GATACACTCTATTCCTTGCATTTGTAATCGACCGGCTGCACCACTACCTGCGAAAGCTCATAACTCTGCGGAAAACATCTAGCACATCAAGGGAGGAGGTTGAGAAACTTCAGATGGAGAACCGATCCCTTCGTGAGAAGGAGGATAAATCCTCCAGCGAAATGAAGAAGCTCCAGCGGGAGATTGCAAAGCTGAATGAGAGCATGAAGAAGCTGAAATCCGAAACCGAAGAGCACGAGAGGAAGGCATCGGTAGCAGAGGCCCATGTGAACGCGCTGCAGAAGCAGTCGGAGGAGCTGCTCCTGGAGTACGACCGGTTGCTGGAAGACAACCAGATCCTGCAGACTCAGCTCCTTAGCAGAGGCTGA
- the LOC112875225 gene encoding actin-related protein 2/3 complex subunit 4, giving the protein MANTLRLYLTCIRNTLEAAMCLQNFPCQEVERHNKPEVELKTSPELLLNPVLICRNEAEKCLIETSINSIRISMKVKQADELENILAKKFLRFLSMRAEAFQVLRRKPVQGYDISFLITNYHCEDMHKHKLIDFIVQFMEDIDKEISELKLSVNTRGRLVATEFLKQFI; this is encoded by the exons aTG GCCAATACGCTGCGGTTGTACCTCACTTGCATCCGGAACACTCTGGAGGCGGCGATGTGCCTCCAG AATTTTCCTTGCCAAGAAGTTGAGAGGCACAACAAGCCAGAGGTGGAGCTCAA AACAAGCCCTGAACTTCTACTGAACCCG GTACTCATATGCCGCAATGAAGCAGAAAAATGTTTAATAGAGACTTCAATCAACTCTATACGCATAAGCATGAAG GTTAAGCAAGCGGATGAACTGGAAAACATTCTTGCAAAGAAATTTCTTAGGTTTTTATCAATGAGGGCAGAGGCATTCCAAGTGTTGAGGAGAAAACCAGTTCAG GGTTATGATATCAGTTTTCTGATAACAAACTACCATTGTGAGGACATGCACAAGCACAAGCTCATAGATTTCATCGTGCAATTTATGGAG GACATCGACAAGGAGATCAGCGAGTTGAAGCTGTCAGTAAACACCCGTGGCCGGCTTGTGGCGACTGAATTTTTAAAGCAGTTCATATGA
- the LOC112875224 gene encoding kinetochore protein NUF2 homolog produces the protein MASTFSFPEMTPAQLAEGLHTFGIAPTANLRAEDIVIPQPDLLPGVLSLFLSTVVGDDPDDQLGFDLLQKLDNPELYMGAIGLRRIYRRARDVLESIHFGGLTFRDFLRPEPRRVVYILSAIVNYLHFRHEKLALLNPIVQEFSGVEERLTDARARIAELQKVKEDHAYKEQMDEPAVQQLQAEVNALKQKIQEYNTKQLALRSRAKAIDEKKEGILAKISQADFELMKHSQENSKLLSKIVQSPEKLQKNLEEKKGVRDELKTLEKMAMHKVQDKNNTLEMYAKVCEKLSKHLSKIDALHETSTAAKASEKEVKTLKAKISDQSLETKTLRIKAAEWQSKVHETEDRLKAKEKEKDQRIGENKQKMTALKSEVESELKCLADRERETEEKVAKAADLCSQADVVDVAGRKKREEIFARFEQVCETADLYMDGIDRSVKEVDEASMTIIAQSVALCDDKYPSGME, from the exons ATGGCGTCCACTTTCTCCTTCCCGGAGATGACCCCGGCGCAGCTCGCGGAGGGGCTGCACACCTTCGGCATCGCGCCCACCGCTAACCTCCGCGCCGAGGACATTGTCATCCCGCAGCCCGACCTCCTCCCCGGCGTCCTGTCCCTCTTCCTCTCCACCGTCGTCGG CGACGACCCCGACGACCAGCTAGGGTTCGACCTGCTGCAGAAGCTCGACAACCCGGAGCTCTACATGGGCGCCATAGGCCTTAGGCGCATTTACCGGAGGGCGAGGGACGTCCTCGAGTCCATCCACTTCGGGGGCCTCACGTTCCGCGACTTCCTCCGCCCCGAACCGCGCCGCGTCGTCTACATCCTCAGCGCCATCGTCAACTACCTCCACTTCAGGCACGAGAAGCTCGCACTCCTCAACCCCATCGTACAAGAGTTCTCCGGCGTTGAGGAGCGCCTCACGGATGCCAGGGCTAGGATCGCCGAG CTTCAGAAGGTGAAAGAGGATCATGCGTACAAGGAGCAGATGGACGAGCCTGCCGTCCAGCAGCTGCAGGCGGAGGTCAACGCCCTCAAGCAGAAAATTCAAGAATACAACACAAAGCAGCTGGCTCTGCGAAGCAGAGCAAAAGCCATAGATGAAAAGAAAGAGGGGATTCTTGCCAAG ATCTCCCAAGCTGATTTCGAGTTGATGAAACATTCCCAAGAAAATTCAAAGCTATTGTCCAAAATTGTTCAGTCCCCTGAAAAGCTTCAG AAAAACCTTGAGGAGAAGAAAGGAGTCCGTGATGAGTTAAAGACCTTGGAGAAGATGGCAATGCATAAAGTCCAGGACAAAAACAATACTCTTGAGATGTATGCAAAG GTCTGTGAGAAACTATCGAAGCATCTCTCTAAAATCGATGCTCTACATGAAACG AGCACTGCTGCTAAAGCTTCTGAGAAGGAGGTTAAAACACTCAAGGCCAAGATTAGTGATCAAAGTTTGGAGACGAAGACCCTTCGTATTAAAGCTGCTGAATGGCAATCAAAAG TACATGAAACCGAGGACCGTCTCAAggcaaaggagaaagaaaaggaccaAAGAATTGGAGAGAATAAACAGAAGATGACTGCACTGAAATCTGAAGTTGAATCAGAACTTAAGTGCCTTGCAGATAGGGAAAGGGAAACTGAGGAGAAAGTTGCAAAG GCTGCTGATTTGTGCTCCCAAGCTGATGTGGTAGACGTTGCTGGCAGAAAAAAACGAGAGGAAATCTTTGCCAGGTTTGAGCAAGTTTGCGAGACG GCTGACCTGTACATGGATGGCATCGATCGTTCAGTCAAAGAAGTTGACGAAGCGAGTATGACCATTATAGCCCAGAGTGTCGCTTTATGTGACGACAAGTACCCTTCTGGCATGGAATGA